The following proteins are encoded in a genomic region of Bradyrhizobium sp. SK17:
- a CDS encoding VCBS domain-containing protein has product MVQSGSDSTLGITFIDGTVFGLGPNAKMVLNEMIYDPNGSSNSSLMSLVSGTISFVAGATAKHGDMKVDTPVATMGIRGTAVLVEIDFDVQGTGGVPPAKFQVLVEPDGTTGSYILFDKTTLNPIATVDQAGTQTIVNGQGSVSFVSSAQLSTDAQKLISDVFALKFTDNSNPNTKLTTNFTDSVIPVTIGIKLAGGDVVVPTTVLLSISGVTIPQAVAAGSQHVAGPPKVVTQNAEFTEQPGVTHSGVPDTVTGGISWVDVNLGDTPTATAYFNAFNYHDASGNDVTSSLTAVQLAAIKAVEIPLLLDPNPLNSNFGSARWTYSLADGAFDFLAAGETLTLTYMVRVDNNFALSNETGYNTITITITGTNDAPVVTSSAQVGLIVEQPWTTNSTVPDTAHGTVTFTDVDLTDTHSVTITGVTEAGVTTGLASEATVLSWLSLGALVDSTDGVTGSRSWTFSAADRYFDYLAAGETLTLAYTVQIDDHHGGVVTLPVTITIVGTDDKPVITSPTQAAAITEIPDVTGSLTHDVASGRVTFTDVDLSDTHSVTVAGVTEAGVTTGLPDQSTILSWLSLGALTDSTGGVTGSRAWTFSAADKNFDYLAAGETLTLTYLIQVDDHHGGVVTQPVTITVTGTNDAPTFTSEPSTATITEAPGVTGSLTPDVAHGAMTFVDVDLSDTHTMTITGVAESGTTTGLPEDESTILNWLSLGTLTDSTGGITGSQLWTFSAADKNFDYLAAGETLTLTYTVEVNDHHGGIASQPVIIMIVGSNDTPVITSAAQAATIIEQPDTTGSSKPDSASGTVTFTDADLSDTHAVTITGVAEAGATTGLTEDESTILNWLSLGTLTDATGGVTGASTWTFSAADKNFDYLAAGQTLTLTYTIQIDDHHGGVVTQPITITIDGSNDAPTLANVIAGTLVDTAANDTFSPLTGTLHGNDVDQGEIAMLTYAALNSSHLAVNTPIAGLYGSLTVHADGTYTYVPDSAAINALGEGTFADTFSVETIDVHGAVGVATLTVDVIGANDAPIIHPDNIGLIQNPDGTETITGLTVTDADAAASEIFTLAASTPPGSGNSVTPTTLLGHLSDINAALGSTGLTFTDPGHTPPVTDQVALTVTDGHGASDTLNLIFNLTTSGPNIALQGTAGNDVIFATSHANTLTGGGGADQFVFRADTGNDTITDFKPGIDKINLFDYSPFVAGDADSFNAWLNNAAVEQLANGTLIHLDANDSIMLTNVNRANLHINDFILHPGGIA; this is encoded by the coding sequence GTGGTGCAATCCGGTAGCGACTCGACGCTCGGCATCACCTTCATCGATGGCACCGTGTTCGGTCTCGGACCGAACGCCAAGATGGTGTTGAACGAGATGATCTACGACCCGAACGGGTCGAGCAATTCGTCGCTGATGAGCCTGGTTTCGGGCACGATCTCGTTCGTGGCCGGTGCGACCGCCAAGCACGGCGACATGAAGGTCGACACGCCGGTCGCGACCATGGGCATCCGCGGCACCGCGGTGCTGGTCGAGATCGATTTCGACGTGCAGGGCACCGGCGGCGTCCCGCCAGCCAAATTCCAGGTGCTGGTCGAGCCCGATGGCACCACGGGCTCATACATCCTGTTCGACAAGACGACGCTCAATCCGATCGCGACCGTCGATCAGGCCGGCACCCAGACCATCGTCAACGGCCAGGGCAGCGTCAGCTTCGTCTCGTCGGCGCAACTGTCGACCGATGCGCAGAAGCTCATTTCGGACGTCTTCGCGCTGAAGTTCACCGACAATTCGAATCCCAACACCAAGCTCACGACGAACTTCACTGACAGCGTCATCCCGGTCACGATCGGTATCAAGCTCGCTGGCGGCGACGTCGTCGTGCCGACCACCGTGCTGCTGTCGATCTCCGGCGTCACCATCCCGCAGGCCGTTGCCGCGGGGTCCCAGCACGTCGCCGGGCCGCCGAAAGTCGTGACGCAGAATGCGGAGTTCACCGAGCAGCCCGGGGTGACTCATAGCGGGGTGCCCGACACCGTGACGGGCGGGATCTCGTGGGTGGACGTCAATCTTGGCGACACGCCGACTGCGACGGCCTATTTCAATGCGTTCAACTACCACGACGCCAGCGGCAACGACGTGACCTCGTCGCTGACGGCGGTGCAACTGGCGGCCATCAAGGCCGTTGAGATCCCGCTGCTGCTGGATCCCAATCCGCTGAACAGCAATTTCGGCTCGGCAAGGTGGACGTACAGCCTGGCCGACGGCGCCTTCGACTTCCTGGCCGCCGGCGAAACGCTGACGCTGACCTACATGGTGCGCGTCGACAACAATTTCGCGCTGAGCAACGAGACCGGGTACAACACCATCACCATCACGATTACCGGTACCAATGATGCGCCGGTCGTGACGTCCTCGGCACAGGTCGGTTTGATCGTCGAGCAGCCATGGACGACGAACTCCACCGTTCCAGATACCGCACACGGCACGGTGACATTCACCGACGTCGATCTGACCGACACCCACTCCGTCACCATCACCGGCGTCACCGAAGCCGGTGTCACCACGGGGCTCGCCAGCGAGGCCACCGTGCTGAGCTGGCTGTCGCTGGGGGCACTGGTCGATTCGACCGACGGCGTGACGGGATCGCGCTCCTGGACCTTCTCGGCTGCCGACAGGTATTTCGACTATCTTGCCGCGGGCGAGACGCTGACGCTGGCCTACACGGTCCAGATCGACGATCATCATGGCGGCGTCGTCACGCTCCCTGTCACGATCACGATCGTCGGAACCGACGACAAGCCGGTGATCACTTCGCCGACCCAGGCGGCGGCCATCACCGAAATCCCCGACGTGACCGGCTCGCTGACGCATGATGTCGCGTCCGGCAGGGTGACGTTCACCGATGTCGATCTCAGCGACACCCACAGCGTCACGGTCGCCGGCGTAACCGAGGCGGGCGTTACTACGGGCCTTCCCGATCAGTCGACGATCCTGAGCTGGCTGTCGCTCGGCGCCCTGACCGACTCGACCGGCGGTGTCACCGGATCGCGGGCCTGGACCTTCTCGGCGGCCGACAAGAATTTCGACTATCTCGCCGCGGGCGAGACGCTGACGCTGACCTATCTGATCCAGGTCGATGACCATCATGGTGGCGTCGTCACCCAGCCCGTGACCATCACCGTCACCGGGACCAATGACGCGCCGACATTCACCTCGGAGCCGTCGACCGCGACGATTACCGAGGCGCCCGGCGTGACCGGTTCGCTCACGCCCGACGTCGCCCACGGCGCGATGACGTTCGTCGATGTCGATCTCAGCGACACCCACACGATGACCATCACCGGCGTGGCGGAATCCGGGACCACCACGGGCCTGCCCGAGGATGAATCGACGATCCTGAACTGGCTCTCGCTGGGCACGCTGACCGATTCGACTGGCGGGATCACCGGGTCACAGCTCTGGACCTTCTCGGCCGCGGACAAGAATTTCGATTATCTGGCTGCCGGCGAAACGCTGACGCTGACCTACACGGTCGAGGTCAACGATCACCATGGCGGCATCGCGAGCCAGCCGGTGATCATCATGATCGTCGGCAGCAACGATACGCCGGTCATCACGTCGGCGGCGCAGGCCGCGACCATCATTGAGCAACCCGACACGACGGGGTCGTCGAAGCCGGACAGCGCATCCGGCACCGTGACGTTCACCGATGCCGATCTCAGCGACACCCACGCGGTGACCATCACCGGTGTCGCCGAGGCCGGCGCAACCACGGGCCTGACCGAGGACGAGTCCACCATCCTGAACTGGCTCTCGCTCGGCACGTTGACGGACGCGACCGGCGGCGTGACGGGAGCGTCGACCTGGACCTTCTCGGCGGCGGACAAGAATTTCGACTATCTCGCCGCGGGCCAGACGCTGACGCTGACCTATACGATCCAGATCGACGACCATCATGGCGGCGTCGTCACCCAGCCGATCACGATCACGATCGACGGCTCCAACGACGCGCCGACGCTCGCCAATGTCATTGCCGGCACGCTGGTCGATACCGCGGCCAACGACACGTTCAGCCCGCTGACCGGGACACTCCACGGCAATGACGTCGACCAGGGTGAAATCGCGATGCTGACCTATGCCGCGCTCAATTCGAGCCATCTCGCGGTCAACACGCCGATCGCGGGTCTCTATGGCTCGCTCACCGTGCATGCGGATGGCACCTACACCTACGTTCCCGACTCGGCCGCGATCAACGCGTTGGGTGAGGGGACCTTCGCCGATACGTTCAGTGTCGAGACGATCGACGTGCATGGCGCCGTCGGGGTCGCAACGCTGACCGTCGACGTGATCGGCGCCAATGATGCGCCCATTATCCATCCCGACAATATCGGCCTGATCCAGAATCCCGACGGGACCGAAACGATCACCGGCCTGACGGTCACGGACGCCGATGCCGCGGCCAGCGAGATATTCACCCTGGCCGCGTCGACGCCGCCCGGCTCCGGCAACAGCGTGACGCCGACGACGCTGCTCGGCCATCTCTCCGACATCAACGCCGCGCTCGGGTCGACGGGCCTTACCTTCACCGATCCCGGCCATACGCCGCCGGTGACCGATCAGGTTGCGCTCACGGTGACCGATGGCCATGGTGCGAGCGACACGCTCAATCTGATCTTCAACCTGACGACCTCAGGCCCGAACATCGCGCTGCAAGGGACCGCCGGCAACGACGTGATCTTCGCGACCAGCCATGCCAACACGCTGACCGGCGGTGGTGGCGCCGATCAGTTCGTGTTCAGGGCCGACACCGGCAACGACACGATCACCGATTTCAAGCCTGGCATCGACAAGATCAACCTGTTCGATTATTCGCCCTTCGTTGCCGGCGATGCCGACTCGTTCAACGCCTGGCTGAACAATGCCGCCGTCGAACAGCTCGCCAACGGCACGCTGATTCACCTCGATGCCAACGATTCGATCATGCTGACGAACGTCAATCGGGCGAACCTGCACATCAACGACTTCATCCTTCATCCCGGCGGCATTGCCTGA
- a CDS encoding transglutaminase-like cysteine peptidase: protein MGFSLRSRTLRAVMLGFGLALTAPIAELNAASLLSPGPATLIRQSTEPFGQRTSLLAGGGLHDKWLGVQRQLAGEMVQLAICEGDREGCASQEALRFLAIVDAGRARDGRARFGEINRAINLAIHPASDLAAYGEPDVWATPLATFARGSGDCEDYAIAKFVALREAGVAADDLRIVVMHDLLGGEDHAVVAARLAGHWLILDNRRMAMIEDSDIRNFRPTFVIDQHGVSRYVDAPLVTEAAWRPAVPAN from the coding sequence ATGGGATTCTCGCTTCGCTCGCGCACGCTGCGTGCCGTCATGCTGGGGTTCGGCCTGGCGCTGACCGCCCCGATTGCCGAGCTCAACGCCGCGTCGCTGCTGTCGCCCGGCCCGGCAACATTGATCAGACAATCGACCGAGCCGTTCGGCCAGCGGACCAGCCTGCTCGCCGGCGGCGGCCTGCACGACAAATGGCTCGGCGTGCAGCGCCAACTCGCGGGCGAAATGGTGCAACTCGCGATCTGCGAAGGCGACCGTGAGGGTTGCGCGTCGCAAGAGGCGTTGCGGTTCCTGGCGATCGTCGATGCCGGACGGGCGCGGGACGGCCGCGCCCGGTTCGGCGAGATCAACCGCGCGATCAACCTGGCGATCCATCCGGCCAGCGATCTGGCCGCCTATGGCGAGCCCGACGTCTGGGCCACGCCGCTGGCCACCTTCGCTCGCGGCAGCGGCGACTGTGAGGATTATGCGATCGCGAAATTCGTGGCGCTGCGCGAGGCCGGCGTCGCGGCGGACGACCTCCGCATCGTCGTGATGCACGATTTGCTCGGCGGCGAGGACCATGCCGTCGTCGCGGCGCGGCTCGCCGGCCACTGGCTGATCCTCGACAACCGCCGCATGGCGATGATCGAGGATTCCGATATCAGGAATTTCCGGCCGACCTTCGTGATCGACCAGCATGGCGTCAGCCGCTATGTCGATGCGCCGCTCGTCACCGAGGCCGCGTGGCGGCCGGCCGTGCCGGCGAATTGA
- a CDS encoding ABC transporter substrate-binding protein, whose amino-acid sequence MSKSLKALGLAVSALALTCLPAAAQTKVTNEGISPTEIVIGTHQDLSGPIKVWGVPVSNGMKMAVEEINAGGGINGRKIRLILEDNGYDPKKGVLASQKMVERDKIFAMIGSMGSAPTLAAQDILFDAGVLQLFPLTAAEFTFKFDPNKPQERLKFNNLLPYVESTRAALKYMMEWKNFKKPCIMNQDDEYGKNVLDGFTQQLAAMKVQPASITSYKRGASDFSAQIAKMKADGCDLVVLGTVIRETIGAMNEAKKLGWDVTFLGATPTNVLEVPALGKEAVEGLYAASGFEIPYEDTAKGKVKDWLVNYKKMFNTDANTQAIIGYNAVMTFAFYAQKAGKDLTGQKMLDSLESGDKFLDIFNSPPTKFSKTDHLANTITQVQQVKAGRWVLVKDNLMF is encoded by the coding sequence ATGTCGAAATCGCTGAAGGCGCTGGGCCTTGCGGTCAGCGCGCTGGCGCTGACCTGTCTGCCGGCCGCAGCCCAGACCAAGGTCACCAATGAGGGTATCTCGCCGACCGAGATCGTGATCGGAACGCATCAGGACCTGTCCGGCCCGATCAAGGTCTGGGGCGTGCCGGTGTCGAACGGCATGAAGATGGCGGTGGAGGAGATCAACGCCGGCGGCGGCATCAACGGTCGCAAGATCAGGCTGATCCTGGAAGACAATGGCTATGATCCGAAGAAGGGCGTGCTGGCCTCGCAGAAGATGGTCGAGCGCGACAAGATCTTTGCGATGATCGGCTCGATGGGCTCGGCACCGACGCTCGCCGCGCAGGACATCCTGTTCGATGCCGGCGTGCTGCAACTGTTCCCGCTCACGGCGGCGGAATTCACCTTCAAGTTCGATCCCAACAAGCCGCAGGAGCGGCTGAAGTTCAACAACCTCTTGCCCTATGTCGAGAGCACGCGCGCCGCGCTCAAATACATGATGGAGTGGAAGAACTTCAAGAAGCCCTGCATCATGAATCAGGACGACGAGTACGGCAAGAACGTGCTCGACGGCTTCACCCAGCAGCTCGCGGCGATGAAGGTGCAGCCGGCCTCGATCACTAGCTACAAGCGCGGCGCCTCCGACTTCTCGGCGCAGATCGCCAAGATGAAGGCCGATGGCTGCGACCTCGTCGTGCTCGGCACCGTGATCCGCGAGACCATTGGCGCGATGAACGAGGCCAAGAAGCTCGGCTGGGACGTAACCTTCCTCGGCGCCACGCCGACCAACGTGCTCGAAGTGCCGGCGCTCGGCAAGGAGGCCGTCGAAGGGCTCTATGCCGCCTCGGGCTTCGAAATCCCCTACGAGGACACGGCCAAGGGCAAGGTCAAGGACTGGCTGGTCAACTACAAGAAGATGTTCAACACCGACGCCAACACCCAGGCGATCATCGGCTACAATGCGGTGATGACCTTTGCGTTCTACGCCCAGAAAGCGGGCAAGGATCTCACCGGACAGAAGATGCTGGATTCGCTGGAGTCAGGCGACAAGTTCCTCGACATCTTCAATTCGCCGCCGACCAAGTTCTCCAAGACCGATCATCTCGCCAACACCATCACCCAGGTGCAGCAGGTGAAAGCCGGCCGCTGGGTTCTGGTGAAGGACAACCTGATGTTCTGA
- a CDS encoding long-chain fatty acid--CoA ligase gives MAGPAVLTVADTIARSFLLAVQTRGDRPAIREKKFGIWQPTSWRQWLQISRDIAFALHATGFRPGDVGSIIANAVPEWVYADMGILCAGGVSSGIYPTDSAAQVEYLVNDSRTRVIFVEDEEQLDKVLTCRSRCPTLDKIVVFDMEGLSGFSDPMVLSLAEFTALGRNHAQGNDALWDEMTGSRAAADLAILVYTSGTTGPPKGAMHSNRSVTHQMRHANDLYPSTDSEERLVFLPLCHVAERVGGYYISLALGSVMNFAESPETVPDNLREVQPTAFLAVPRIWEKFYSGITIALKDATPFQNWMYARALAIGNRMTECRLESETPPLSLRLANRAAYWLVFRNIRRMLGLDRCRIALTGAAPISPDLIRWYLALGIDMREVYGQTENCGVATMMPADRIKLGSVGKAAPWGEVMICPKGEILIKGDYLFMGYLNQPEKTAETIDAKGWLHTGDVGAIDNEGFVKITDRMKDIIITSGGKNITPSEIENQLKFSPYVSDAVVIGDKRPYLTCLIMIDQENVEKYAQDYDIPFTNYASLCRAREIQDLIQREVEAVNVKFARVETVKKFYLIERQLTPEDEELTPTMKLKRSFVNKRYAAEIDAMYGERAVA, from the coding sequence ATGGCAGGACCGGCGGTGCTGACGGTTGCCGACACGATCGCGAGGAGCTTTCTGCTCGCGGTGCAAACGCGTGGCGACAGGCCCGCGATCCGCGAAAAGAAATTCGGCATCTGGCAGCCGACCAGCTGGCGCCAATGGCTACAGATTTCCAGGGACATCGCCTTCGCCCTGCACGCGACCGGCTTCCGCCCCGGCGATGTCGGCTCGATCATCGCCAACGCGGTGCCGGAATGGGTCTATGCCGACATGGGCATTCTGTGCGCCGGCGGCGTCTCCTCCGGTATCTACCCGACCGATTCGGCGGCGCAGGTCGAATATCTCGTCAATGATTCCCGCACCCGGGTGATCTTCGTCGAGGACGAGGAGCAACTCGACAAGGTGCTGACCTGCCGGTCGCGCTGTCCGACGCTGGACAAGATCGTCGTGTTCGACATGGAGGGCCTCTCCGGCTTCTCCGATCCGATGGTGCTGTCGCTCGCGGAATTCACCGCGCTCGGCCGCAATCACGCGCAAGGCAACGACGCCCTGTGGGACGAGATGACCGGTAGCCGCGCCGCCGCCGATCTCGCGATCCTGGTCTACACCTCGGGCACCACAGGCCCGCCCAAGGGCGCAATGCACTCCAACCGCAGCGTGACGCATCAGATGCGCCACGCCAACGATCTCTATCCCTCGACCGACAGCGAGGAACGGCTGGTGTTCCTGCCACTCTGCCACGTCGCCGAGCGGGTCGGCGGCTATTACATCTCGCTCGCGCTGGGCTCGGTGATGAATTTCGCCGAGAGCCCGGAGACGGTGCCGGACAATCTGCGCGAGGTGCAGCCGACCGCATTCCTCGCGGTGCCCCGGATCTGGGAGAAATTCTATTCCGGTATCACCATCGCGTTGAAGGACGCGACCCCGTTCCAGAACTGGATGTACGCCCGGGCGCTTGCGATCGGCAACCGGATGACCGAGTGCCGGCTGGAGAGCGAGACGCCGCCACTGTCGCTGCGGCTCGCCAACCGTGCCGCCTACTGGCTGGTGTTCCGCAACATCCGCCGCATGCTCGGGCTCGACCGCTGCCGGATCGCGTTGACCGGCGCCGCGCCGATCTCGCCGGATCTGATCCGCTGGTATCTCGCGCTCGGCATCGACATGCGCGAGGTCTACGGCCAGACCGAGAACTGCGGCGTCGCGACCATGATGCCGGCGGACCGCATCAAGCTCGGCTCGGTCGGCAAGGCCGCGCCCTGGGGCGAGGTGATGATCTGCCCGAAGGGCGAGATCCTGATCAAGGGCGACTACCTGTTCATGGGCTATCTCAACCAGCCGGAGAAGACCGCCGAGACGATCGACGCCAAAGGCTGGCTGCACACCGGCGATGTCGGTGCGATCGACAATGAAGGCTTTGTGAAGATCACCGACCGGATGAAGGACATCATCATCACGTCAGGCGGCAAGAACATCACGCCGTCGGAGATCGAGAACCAGCTCAAATTCTCGCCCTACGTCTCGGACGCGGTCGTGATCGGCGACAAGCGGCCGTATCTCACCTGCCTGATCATGATCGATCAGGAGAATGTCGAGAAATACGCCCAGGATTACGACATCCCGTTCACCAACTACGCGAGCCTGTGCCGGGCCCGCGAGATCCAGGACCTGATCCAGCGCGAGGTCGAGGCGGTCAACGTCAAGTTCGCGCGGGTCGAGACCGTCAAGAAATTCTACCTGATCGAACGCCAGCTCACGCCGGAGGACGAGGAGCTGACGCCGACCATGAAGCTGAAGCGCAGCTTCGTGAACAAGCGCTACGCGGCCGAGATCGACGCCATGTATGGCGAGCGGGCGGTGGCGTAG
- a CDS encoding ABC transporter ATP-binding protein: protein MSTPDIILKLSNIESYYGPIMAIRGISLEVPRGRIVTLLGANGAGKTTVLKTISGILDPQKGSIEFLGKPIQRMEADRIVRLGLSHVPEGREVFPFLSVRENLMMGAYLRKDRDGVAQDLERVYGYFPRLKERLGQPAGQLSGGEQQMLAIGRALMNRPTLLLLDEPSLGLSPILVKEIFTIIRRVNQEQGMSILLVEQNAKIALETADYGYVLEIGRVVMNDTCERLMNSPDIQEFYLGAKEAGARGERRWKKKKTWR, encoded by the coding sequence ATGAGCACGCCCGACATCATCCTGAAACTCTCCAACATCGAGAGCTACTACGGACCGATCATGGCGATCCGCGGCATCAGCCTCGAGGTGCCGCGCGGCCGGATCGTGACGCTGCTCGGCGCCAATGGGGCCGGCAAGACCACGGTGCTGAAGACGATCTCCGGCATCCTCGACCCGCAGAAGGGCTCGATCGAATTCCTCGGCAAGCCGATCCAGCGCATGGAGGCGGACCGGATCGTGCGGCTCGGCCTCAGCCATGTGCCGGAGGGACGCGAGGTGTTTCCGTTCCTGTCGGTGCGCGAGAACCTGATGATGGGTGCCTATCTGCGCAAGGACCGCGACGGTGTGGCGCAGGACCTCGAGCGCGTCTACGGCTATTTTCCACGGCTGAAGGAGCGGCTCGGCCAGCCTGCCGGGCAGCTTTCGGGCGGCGAGCAGCAGATGCTGGCGATCGGCCGTGCGCTGATGAACCGGCCGACGCTGCTGCTGCTCGACGAGCCGTCGCTCGGGCTGTCGCCGATCCTGGTGAAGGAGATCTTCACCATCATCCGCCGGGTCAATCAGGAGCAGGGCATGTCGATCCTGCTGGTCGAGCAGAATGCCAAGATCGCGCTGGAGACGGCGGATTACGGCTATGTGCTGGAGATCGGCCGCGTCGTCATGAACGACACCTGCGAACGGCTGATGAATTCACCCGATATCCAGGAGTTCTATCTCGGCGCCAAGGAAGCCGGCGCGCGGGGCGAGCGGCGCTGGAAGAAGAAAAAGACGTGGCGCTGA
- a CDS encoding ABC transporter ATP-binding protein translates to MSYFRAENLSLHFGGLKAVDAVSFAVEKGEILSIIGPNGAGKSSIFNLISRIYPPTSGRIFFEDQDITHEPAYDIARLGIARTFQNIELFENATVLSNLLVGRHRHSTTRLWQELLFLPSVRAGEKAHRRRVEQVIEFLDLEPYRDKLISGLPYGVRKVIELARALCSEPKLILLDEPSSGLNVEETDDMSFWIRDMKSELGITVLMVEHDMTLVNRVSDRVIALNYGRVLAMGSPSEVQHHPDVVAAYLGA, encoded by the coding sequence ATGAGCTATTTCCGCGCCGAGAACCTGTCGCTGCATTTCGGCGGCCTCAAGGCGGTCGATGCCGTCAGCTTCGCGGTCGAGAAGGGTGAGATCCTCTCGATCATCGGGCCCAACGGCGCCGGCAAGAGCTCGATCTTCAACCTGATCTCGCGAATCTATCCGCCGACCTCGGGCAGGATCTTCTTCGAGGATCAGGACATCACCCACGAGCCGGCCTACGATATCGCCCGGCTCGGCATCGCGCGCACCTTCCAGAACATCGAGCTGTTCGAGAACGCGACCGTGCTGAGCAATCTGCTGGTCGGGCGGCATCGCCATTCCACCACCCGGCTCTGGCAGGAGCTGTTGTTCCTGCCGAGCGTCCGCGCCGGCGAGAAGGCGCATCGCCGCCGGGTCGAGCAGGTGATCGAATTCCTCGATCTCGAGCCCTATCGCGACAAGCTGATCTCAGGCCTGCCCTACGGCGTGCGCAAGGTGATCGAGCTGGCGCGGGCGCTGTGCTCGGAGCCGAAGCTGATCCTGCTCGACGAACCGTCGTCCGGGCTCAATGTCGAGGAGACCGACGACATGTCGTTCTGGATCCGCGACATGAAGAGCGAGCTCGGCATCACGGTGCTGATGGTCGAGCACGACATGACGCTGGTCAACCGCGTCTCCGATCGCGTGATCGCGCTGAATTACGGCCGCGTGCTGGCGATGGGTTCGCCATCCGAAGTGCAGCACCATCCCGACGTCGTCGCAGCCTATCTGGGCGCATGA
- a CDS encoding branched-chain amino acid ABC transporter permease, with amino-acid sequence MRFLFKTDYEDDIRLFPHSGYVYSYGLLLVVLLIAPYVLSSYLMSQLVFVCIYATVGVGLMILTGFTGQASLGHAAFLAIGAYTAAYLQQFNVPFPVYFLAAGLLTGVVGALVGFPALRLQGIYLVIATISFAFIVEEIMARWENVTNGNEGMRVKTMQLLGTTVSRDGPVFYYLCLAVLVLTIVGTLNLLRSPTGRAFVAIRDSETAARSMGINVALYKVKSFAISAGITGFAGVLFAHKLSFISPEMFTLQLSIEFIIVILIGGTFSLHGAVLGAIFLVMIDPFLTYLKDDMPGVIAGAAATLGAGQDRAAHIQDAVAAFASANGLKGAIYGIIIVAFVLFEPLGLYGRWLKIKLFFQLFPLYKRATFKRQKIYVKSERNR; translated from the coding sequence ATGCGGTTTCTCTTCAAGACCGACTATGAAGACGACATCAGGCTGTTCCCGCATTCCGGCTACGTCTATTCTTACGGCCTGTTGCTCGTGGTGCTGCTGATCGCGCCGTATGTGCTCTCAAGCTATCTGATGAGCCAGCTCGTCTTCGTCTGCATCTATGCGACGGTTGGCGTCGGGCTGATGATCCTCACCGGCTTCACCGGGCAGGCCTCGCTCGGCCATGCCGCATTTCTGGCGATCGGCGCCTACACCGCGGCCTATCTGCAGCAGTTCAACGTGCCGTTTCCGGTCTACTTCCTCGCCGCGGGATTGTTGACCGGCGTGGTCGGCGCGCTGGTCGGATTTCCGGCGCTGCGGTTGCAGGGCATCTATCTGGTGATCGCGACGATCTCGTTTGCCTTCATCGTCGAGGAGATCATGGCGCGCTGGGAAAACGTGACCAATGGCAACGAGGGCATGCGGGTCAAAACCATGCAGTTGCTCGGCACCACGGTGTCGCGCGACGGCCCGGTCTTCTATTATCTCTGCCTTGCGGTGCTGGTGCTGACCATCGTCGGCACGCTCAACCTGCTGCGCTCGCCGACCGGGCGCGCCTTTGTCGCGATCCGCGACAGCGAGACCGCGGCGCGCAGCATGGGCATCAATGTCGCGCTCTACAAGGTGAAGTCGTTCGCGATCTCGGCTGGCATCACCGGCTTTGCCGGCGTGCTGTTCGCACACAAGCTCTCCTTCATCTCGCCCGAGATGTTCACGTTGCAGCTTTCGATCGAGTTCATCATCGTGATCCTGATCGGCGGCACCTTCAGCCTGCATGGCGCGGTGCTGGGCGCGATCTTCCTGGTCATGATCGATCCGTTCCTGACCTATCTGAAGGACGACATGCCGGGCGTGATCGCGGGCGCTGCCGCCACGCTCGGCGCCGGCCAGGACCGCGCGGCACACATCCAGGATGCAGTCGCGGCCTTCGCCTCCGCCAACGGGCTGAAGGGCGCGATCTACGGCATCATCATCGTGGCGTTCGTGCTGTTCGAGCCGCTCGGGCTCTACGGCCGCTGGCTCAAGATCAAGCTCTTCTTCCAGTTGTTCCCGCTGTACAAGCGCGCGACCTTCAAGCGGCAGAAGATCTATGTGAAGTCGGAGCGGAATCGATGA